One window from the genome of Bacillus rossius redtenbacheri isolate Brsri chromosome 12, Brsri_v3, whole genome shotgun sequence encodes:
- the LOC134537729 gene encoding uncharacterized protein LOC134537729 produces MNNPEMANMRMCPKYNSRQVFNTEQESELKDYLLTCSAMCYGLSLMNCRELAFEMTSRNGIDCPETWKIQKKAGIEWVRGFLKRHPDLSLRQPEACGLSRATSFNKHNVGLFFDKLETVLKRSDHFSNGLRIFNLDETGCSTVQKPTKIIAGKGVKQVAKVTSGEKGSLVTSCYIVNAAGNTLPPVIIFPRVHFKEHMLHGAPTGSLGLAKQSGWMNGELFVEVLHHFVKHSFSSLENPAVLILDNHESHLRIEAIELAKENGVTILTIPPHCSNRLQPLDVSVFAAFKSFYNASVDSWMMRNPGKTVSIYDVASLICEAHEKAMTPANITSGFRKTGIFPFNRNVFSEQNFWQVL; encoded by the coding sequence ATGAATAATCCCGAAATGGCTAACATGAGGATGTGTCCCAAGTACAACAGTCGCCAAGTGTTTAACACTGAACAAGAAAGCGAGTTGAAAGATTATTTGTTAACTTGTTCAGCTATGTGTTATGGCCTGAGTTTGATGAACTGCAGAGAATTAGCATTTGAAATGACATCAAGAAATGGTATTGATTGTCCCGAAACATGGAAAATCCAAAAGAAAGCTGGAATAGAGTGGGTCCGGGGTTTTTTGAAGAGGCATCCAGACTTATCCCTAAGGCAGCCAGAAGCTTGCGGTTTGTCACGTGCTACatcatttaataaacacaatGTGGGGCTGTTTTTCGATAAACTTGAGACTGTGCTTAAACGATCAGACCACTTCTCCAATGGATTGCGTATTTTCAATCTTGATGAAACTGGTTGCAGCACTGTTCAAAAACCAACCAAAATCATTGCAGGAAAAGGAGTGAAGCAAGTTGCAAAAGTAACAAGTGGCGAGAAAGGCAGCCTCGTCACATCATGTTATATTGTCAACGCAGCAGGGAATACTCTTCCTCCAGTCATCATCTTCCCAAGAGTGCATTTTAAGGAACATATGCTTCATGGTGCCCCCACTGGAAGTCTTGGCCTCGCAAAACAGTCAGGATGGATGAATGGTGAACTCTTTGTTGAAGTTTTGCACCATTTTGTGAAGCACTCATTTTCCTCGCTAGAAAATCCCGCTGTTTTGATACTGGACAATCACGAGAGCCACTTAAGGATAGAGGCTATCGAGTTAGCCAAGGAAAATGGGGTAACCATTTTAACAATTCCTCCTCACTGCAGTAATCGCCTTCAACCACTTGATGTATCAGTGTTTGCGGCCTTCAAGTCTTTCTATAATGCTTCGGTTGACTCGTGGATGATGAGAAACCCTGGAAAAACAGTTTCGATATATGATGTGGCAAGTTTAATTTGTGAAGCACACGAAAAAGCAATGACACCCGCAAACATCACATCTGGATTCcgcaaaacaggaatttttcctttTAACAGGAATGTGTTTTCAGAGCAAAATTTTTGGCAAGTGCTGTGA